In the Populus trichocarpa isolate Nisqually-1 chromosome 1, P.trichocarpa_v4.1, whole genome shotgun sequence genome, one interval contains:
- the LOC112327473 gene encoding probable glutathione S-transferase isoform X10 produces MAGDQVTLLNFWASPFGMRVRIALAEKGVKYEYGEQDLRNKTALLLQMNPVHSKILVLVHNGKPACESLIIVQYINEAWKDKAPLLPSDPYQGALSRFWADFVDKKIYDLGRKIWTTKREDQESAKKDFIDSLKLLEGELGDKPYFGGDTLGYVDVALLPFYCWFYAYETIGNFNIEADCPKLIAYCKRCLQKESVSKSLEDPQKVSDFVVMMRKKLGLE; encoded by the exons ATGGCTGGTGATCAAGTAACCCTGTTGAATTTCTGGGCAAGTCCATTTGGTATGAGAGTGAGAATAGCATTGGCTGAAAAGGGTGTAAAGTATGAGTACGGCGAACAAGATTTGAGGAACAAAACTGCTTTACTTCTTCAAATGAATCCTGTTCACTCGAAAATCCTAGTTCTTGTCCATAATGGGAAACCTGCTTGTGAGTCACTTATCATTGTTCAGTATATTAATGAGGCGTGGAAGGACAAGGCTCCTTTGTTGCCTTCTGATCCTTACCAGGGAGCTCTGTCAAGGTTCTGGGCAGATTTTGTTGACAAAAAg ATATATGACCTCGGGAGGAAGATATGGACAACAAAAAGAGAAGATCAGGAGTCAGCCAAGAAGGATTTCATTGATAGCCTCAAGCTGTTGGAAGGAGAGCTTGGAGACAAGCCTTACTTTGGGGGCGACACCCTCGGCTACGTTGATGTAGCACTACTTCCTTTCTATTGCTGGTTTTATGCCTATGAAACCATCGGCAACTTCAATATAGAGGCTGATTGTCCGAAGCTGATTGCTTACTGCAAGAGGTGCTTGCAGAAAGAGAGTGTATCCAAGTCTCTTGAAGATCCACAGAAAGTCTCTGATTTCGTTGTGATGATGAGAAAGAAGCTTGGGCTTGAGTAA
- the LOC112327473 gene encoding probable glutathione S-transferase isoform X11 produces the protein MAGDQVTLLNFWASPFGMRVRIALAEKGVKYEYGEQDLRNKTALLLQMNPVHSKILVLVHNGKPACESLIIVQYINEAWKDKAPLLPSDPYQGALSRFWADFVDKKIYDLGRKIWTTKREDQESAKKDFIDSLKLLEGELGDKPYFGGDTLGYVDVALLPFYCWFYAYETIGNFNIEADCPKLIAYCKRCLQKESVSKSLEDPQKVSDFVVMMRKKLGLE, from the exons ATGGCTGGTGATCAAGTAACCCTGTTGAATTTCTGGGCAAGTCCATTTGGTATGAGAGTGAGAATAGCATTGGCTGAAAAGGGTGTAAAGTATGAGTACGGCGAACAAGATTTGAGGAACAAAACTGCTTTACTTCTTCAAATGAATCCTGTTCACTCGAAAATCCTAGTTCTTGTCCATAATGGGAAACCTGCTTGTGAGTCACTTATCATTGTTCAGTATATTAATGAGGCGTGGAAGGACAAGGCTCCTTTGTTGCCTTCTGATCCTTACCAGGGAGCTCTGTCAAGGTTCTGGGCAGATTTTGTTGACAAAAAg ATATATGACCTCGGGAGGAAGATATGGACAACAAAAAGAGAAGATCAGGAGTCAGCCAAGAAGGATTTCATTGATAGCCTCAAGCTGTTGGAAGGAGAGCTTGGAGACAAGCCTTACTTTGGGGGCGACACCCTCGGCTACGTTGATGTAGCACTACTTCCTTTCTATTGCTGGTTTTATGCCTATGAAACCATCGGCAACTTCAATATAGAGGCTGATTGTCCGAAGCTGATTGCTTACTGCAAGAGGTGCTTGCAGAAAGAGAGTGTATCCAAGTCTCTTGAAGATCCACAGAAAGTCTCTGATTTCGTTGTGATGATGAGAAAGAAGCTTGGGCTTGAGT GA
- the LOC112327473 gene encoding probable glutathione S-transferase isoform X7, translating to MADDQVTLLDLWASPFGMRVRIALAEKAVKYEYSEQDLWNKGDLLLQMNPVHKKIPVLVHDGKPICESLIIVQYIDEVWNDKAPLLSSDPYERAQSRFWADFVDKKIHDVGRKIWTTKGEDQEAAKKDFIDSLKLLEGELGDKPYFGGDTLGYVDVALLPFYCWFYAYETIGNFNIEADCPKLIAYCKRCLEKESVSKSVKDPQKVYDFVVMLRKKFGLE from the exons ATGGCTGATGATCAAGTAACCCTGTTGGATTTGTGGGCAAGTCCATTTGGCATGAGAGTGAGAATAGCATTGGCTGAAAAGGCTGTCAAGTATGAGTACAGTGAACAAGATTTGTGGAACAAAGGTGATTTACTTCTTCAAATGAATCCTGTTCACAAGAAAATCCCAGTTCTTGTCCATGATGGGAAACCTATTTGTGAGTCACTTATCATTGTTCAGTATATTGATGAGGTGTGGAATGATAAGGCTCCTTTGTTGTCTTCTGATCCCTACGAGAGAGCTCAATCTAGGTTCTGGGCAGACTTTGTTGATAAGaag ATACATGACGTCGGGAGGAAGATATGGACAACAAAAGGAGAAGATCAGGAGGCAGCCAAGAAGGATTTCATTGACAGCCTCAAGCTTTTGGAAGGAGAGCTTGGAGACAAGCCTTACTTTGGGGGCGACACCCTCGGTTACGTTGATGTAGCACTACTTCCTTTCTATTGCTGGTTTTATGCCTATGAAACCATCGGCAACTTCAATATAGAGGCTGATTGTCCGAAGCTGATTGCTTACTGTAAGAGGTGCTTGGAGAAAGAGAGTGTATCCAAGTCCGTTAAAGATCCACAGAAAGTCTATGATTTCGTTGTGATGCTGAGGAAGAAGTTTGGGCTTGAGTAG
- the LOC112327473 gene encoding probable glutathione S-transferase isoform X9 gives MAGDQVTLLDFWSSPFGMRVRIALAEKGVKYEYSEQDLWNKGDLLLQMNPVHKKIPVLVHDGKPICESLIIVQYIDEVWNDKAPLLSSDPYERAQSRFWADFVDKKIHDVGRKIWTTKGEDQEAAKKDFIDSLKLLEGELGDKPYFGGDTLGYVDVALLPFYCWFYAYETIGNFNIEADCPKLIAYCKRCLEKESVSKSVKDPQKVYDFVVMLRKKFGLE, from the exons ATGGCTGGTGATCAAGTAACCCTGTTGGATTTCTGGTCAAGTCCATTTGGTATGAGAGTGAGAATAGCATTGGCTGAAAAGGGTGTAAAGTATGAGTACAGTGAACAAGATTTGTGGAACAAAG GTGATTTACTTCTTCAAATGAATCCTGTTCACAAGAAAATCCCAGTTCTTGTCCATGATGGGAAACCTATTTGTGAGTCACTTATCATTGTTCAGTATATTGATGAGGTGTGGAATGATAAGGCTCCTTTGTTGTCTTCTGATCCCTACGAGAGAGCTCAATCTAGGTTCTGGGCAGACTTTGTTGATAAGaag ATACATGACGTCGGGAGGAAGATATGGACAACAAAAGGAGAAGATCAGGAGGCAGCCAAGAAGGATTTCATTGACAGCCTCAAGCTTTTGGAAGGAGAGCTTGGAGACAAGCCTTACTTTGGGGGCGACACCCTCGGTTACGTTGATGTAGCACTACTTCCTTTCTATTGCTGGTTTTATGCCTATGAAACCATCGGCAACTTCAATATAGAGGCTGATTGTCCGAAGCTGATTGCTTACTGTAAGAGGTGCTTGGAGAAAGAGAGTGTATCCAAGTCCGTTAAAGATCCACAGAAAGTCTATGATTTCGTTGTGATGCTGAGGAAGAAGTTTGGGCTTGAGTAG
- the LOC7491378 gene encoding probable glutathione S-transferase produces MAGDQVTLLDFWSSPFGMRVRIALAEKGVKYEYCEQDLRNKSDLLLQMNPVHKKIPVLVHDGKPVCESLIIVQYIDEVWKDKAPLLPSDPHKRAQSRFWADFVDKKIYDFGRKIWTTNGEDQEAAKNDFIDSLKLLEGELGDKPYFGGETLGYVDVALLPFYCWFYAYETIGNFNIEADCPKLIACCKRCLQKESVSKSLKDPQILYDFAVMVRKKLGLE; encoded by the exons ATGGCTGGTGATCAGGTAACCCTGTTGGATTTCTGGTCAAGTCCATTTGGTATGAGAGTGAGAATAGCGTTGGCTGAAAAGGGTGTAAAGTATGAGTACTGTGAACAAGATTTGAGGAACAAAAGTGATTTGCTTCTTCAAATGAATCCTGTTCACAAGAAAATCCCAGTTCTTGTCCATGATGGGAAACCTGTTTGTGAGTCACTTATCATTGTTCAGTATATTGATGAGGTGTGGAAGGACAAGGCTCCTTTGTTGCCTTCTGATCCTCACAAGAGAGCTCAGTCTAGGTTTTGGGCAGATTTTGTCGACAAAAAG ATATATGACTTTGGGAGGAAGATATGGACAACAAACGGGGAAGATCAGGAGGCAGCCAAGAACGATTTCATTGACAGCCTCAAGCTTTTGGAAGGAGAGCTTGGAGACAAGCCTTACTTTGGGGGCGAGACCCTCGGCTATGTTGATGTAGCACTACTTCCTTTCTATTGCTGGTTTTATGCCTATGAAACCATCGGCAACTTCAATATAGAAGCTGACTGTCCGAAGCTTATTGCTTGCTGTAAGAGGTGCTTGCAGAAAGAGAGCGTATCCAAGTCTCTAAAAGATCCTCAGATACTCTATGATTTCGCTGTGATGGTGAGGAAGAAGCTTGGGCTTGAGTAG
- the LOC112327473 gene encoding probable glutathione S-transferase isoform X8: MAGDQVTLLDFWSSPFGMRVRIALAEKGVKYEYSEQDLWNKGALYLQMNPVHKKIPVLVHDGKPICESLIIVQYIDEVWKDKAPLLPSDPYERAQSRFWADFVDKKVYELGKKICTTKGEDQEAAKKDFIDSLKLLEGELGDKPCFGGETLGYVDVALLPFYCWFYAYETIGNFNIEADCPKLIAYCKRCLEKESVSKSVKDPQKVYDFVVMLRKKFGLE; encoded by the exons ATGGCTGGTGATCAAGTAACCCTGTTGGATTTCTGGTCAAGTCCATTTGGTATGAGAGTGAGAATAGCATTGGCTGAAAAGGGTGTAAAGTATGAGTACAGTGAACAAGATTTGTGGAACAAAGGTGCTTTATATCTTCAAATGAATCCTGTTCACAAGAAAATCCCAGTTCTTGTCCATGATGGGAAACCTATTTGTGAGTCACTTATCATTGTTCAGTATATTGATGAGGTGTGGAAGGATAAGGCTCCTTTGTTGCCTTCTGATCCCTACGAGAGAGCTCAATCTAGGTTCTGGGCAGATTTTGTTGATAAGaag GTATATGAGCTTGGGAAGAAGATATGTACAACAAAAGGAGAAGATCAGGAGGCAGCCAAGAAGGATTTCATTGACAGCCTCAAGCTTTTGGAAGGAGAGCTTGGAGACAAGCCTTGCTTTGGGGGCGAGACCCTCGGCTACGTTGATGTAGCACTACTTCCTTTCTATTGCTGGTTTTATGCATATGAAACCATCGGCAACTTCAATATAGAGGCTGATTGTCCAAAGCTGATTGCTTACTGTAAGAG GTGCTTGGAGAAAGAGAGTGTATCCAAGTCCGTTAAAGATCCACAGAAAGTCTATGATTTCGTTGTGATGCTGAGGAAGAAGTTTGGGCTTGAGTAG